cattattcCTGACGTCTTTCATGTTAACTTAGCTTAAAGAAGTAGATGAAATCAATGGACCACATCATCTCTGCTCAAATACTTCAACTACATTGAACATATCTACCTGCTCCCTCACCGAGCCATTAACgttagccaaatggctctagatcaTTTATCATTTATTCAGGTTCCCTAGGCTTGAAATATGTTTGTATCAAATCTCAAAAGCTCAGCGTAAATATTCAATAAGGTGACCTAACCTCAACCACCGAATTCAAATGTCTTAAAGGGAGATGTCCTACTTTGACTTTGTTTCCATTTATAGTGTCATCTCTCATCAACCATCATAGGAGACTTTAAAACCCTCCCGAAGTAATATCCTTGGACATGCTGCAAACTTAAGCGAATACAATGGATAATGTAAGAGTGCATAGTCCTGTGCATGGTATTAGTATTTGAgcatttcatttcaacatccttCCAATTAGCGTGCCTTCAGCTCTTTAAATTTTTGAAGTTCACCTGTAATAATACTTGCTATCCTTCTCGAGAAAGTTTCCAGGTAATCTTTACTGTATGTACGGCCGCATCTAATAATTGCATAATTATCCATCAAAAAGTAATAACTTTTAGTGGATTGGAATTATTGAATATCGATTGAAGATTTGCCGTTTCCCTTCAAGGTGGCATGCACTGTGTACGCACTCCTTGTCGAAGAGTGCAAGAGGAACGATGAATACTTCAATACTGCTTATTATTATCTTATATTTCTCTGGTGCATTTGCTAGAGATTGCGGAAGATTAGGTACCAATAAAGATTACTCTTTTGTCCCTAAACGTGAGTTAGACGACTGTTTGGCAGTAGTTGGACAGAATCCTATTGACAAAAGTATTGCAGAAAATATCTGGAGAGCCATAAAAAATGTGAGTCCTTTTTCGTGTAGTGTAGTGCTTTTAAATTCATTCAGAAGTTTCCATACTTACATAAATAATGAATTGTGAAGTGTGCATTCTTTTACTTGAGGCTCAAAAATTCAGGATATTTTCTAAGCTCAGAGATTTTCTTTTATTGCTCATCAACCTAGCACTTGAAATTAATCCAGCTGATCCCTTTTTGGGCATCTTACAGGCATACGGTGAAGTAGAAGACATCCCTCTGTATGTGTACAAAAATATGGGTTGGATTTTAAGTGGTATATCATTGGACGATCTACGCAATATGACCATTGATCAAGGGGAATTGATTGGAATATTCGGTTCGGCTGAATCTTTAAACGATGATCAGGTAATATTTGGAGGCTAAAACACTAATCATAATTTAATTCatgatttcttattttttcttaaataatTGTTCCATTTTATATTAAGATGGACGTCATTGCCCAGAAAGTAAAGTCAGATTGGGCTGGCAAAACTCCAGATAAATATTCCGAATACGATTTGGAAATACTTGGGAAAATACTTTGCTATTTCAATCAATCTGAAATACTTCAAATTCATCCGGATGCATACAGGTtagttaaatttcaaaatagaccCCCATTTGCGACTATATATGGATCTTGAGTTTTCAACTCTTGCCCACAACCCTTTTCAAAGTCAAGCTGACTGCACTTCAGCACCAATCGGAGGAGGATATTAGAGCGCAAGTATGACTTGCGTAGAATTAGATTAACTCCACCCGATATAAAAGTCGGTCAGTCGGTTGTCACTCTCTACAGCAGCAAGGTTCGACAAAACATTTGGGGGTGAACAAATTCACTGAGGTGCTCCTGAGAGGTCATGATTTGGAAAGCTTGCCTACAAAACAAGCAACACAAATAATAACCcgctaagaggttagatattgtcttctatttgcagTTAAGTCTAGCATTGATAGACCAGAAGCtcactccaaactacaatttcattttatagtgtatacatatacttcgggagcaatttacccccttcatcagtacaaagctactaaaccCAATTGCGATTATAGGGTTCTGTTTATActtaaacactaattacctaaattacttttttaacaaaaaaaacaacCTTGAATTATTAACCTAGTTAGCTGTTAATTACTGCGGcgagttttattaattttgaggggcaattaccggaatctgtgtaCAATAACcccgtcgcgtcttctctcaaaatgtctagactttcccaaggatCCAAGGTTGCCGTTCGGTTTGGATGCCGcaagagttcaagattttcGCATTGAATGGTATAGGCttcctcgactatgtgcgctgccactgatgatcttatgcacgacttttgtttccgaccactacttaccgcttccttgatgtgttcattaaatctagtcgttatcaggcgtttagtctgtccaCGTTTTTCGGTAGAACCCACTTTTTTCCcccgctgccaaaggatccttgacgcttccttGTAAATTCCGGAAGGTGGACGAATGACTCGAACCTACGGcttccagttggtacttttcTACCCGATCGAGGCGGGTATAAAATTTTTCGGGTCTAAGTAAAATCATTCCAACCCATATTCAATTTTTGTGTCTTTGTTAGTTTGCTATTACTGCGAATTTTAAATGCCGCCACAAATATGTtatcaaagtgattttcgtcataaTACTTGTAAGcggtttctttgtaaattttaAGTTTATTTCCTTAAGGTCTAAAGCAGAAATCATTGGGAAATTGAACAGTTGCCCTCATGAAATCATTGAATCTTTTGCAAAACTCGCTGTGCAAACCAATGCATTCGGCCCACCATCAACTTGGAGTAAATTGGATGTATTTATCTTGAATTTTCCAAGCCTAGCCATATTTACTCATCGATGATATACTTTTAGATAAGTGAGATTGGTGTCGTCATCGCTGGTCTATCGGAGAAAGAATATAACTCAATCAAGCTAGAAAATTTGAcacaaaacaaaagactttatAACCAAGTAATCAACAGCAGATACCCAGATGCAAACTCAACGAAACCAATTCAATATTCGCGAGTAAATACCACTAAAAGCGCAGTAAGTTCAAGTTATTTAAAGCGAAAGGAAGCGGTATAAGATAAAAATATTCGTTTCAAAAAACAGTAATGATAGTAAaactaatttgaaatttaaagaaCTGTAGGATGTTCCAATAatttaaagaagaaataaatgaTAAAAACAAACGCTCTGTTTTTGAGTCCTTGATTTTTGCAAAATGGCTCATTTAAAATATAACTAAGATAAGATAAGAGTAGACGATACCCGCGGCAACATCGCTAATAGTGTCGATTGGTAGCATCACCATGGAAACAAGAGTAGAAGCAATCGAGTCCGGAAACACCCACATgtctcctgaagaagagccCTTCAACATCGA
The DNA window shown above is from Hermetia illucens chromosome 5, iHerIll2.2.curated.20191125, whole genome shotgun sequence and carries:
- the LOC119658121 gene encoding uncharacterized protein LOC119658121, translating into MNTSILLIIILYFSGAFARDCGRLGTNKDYSFVPKRELDDCLAVVGQNPIDKSIAENIWRAIKNAYGEVEDIPLYVYKNMGWILSGISLDDLRNMTIDQGELIGIFGSAESLNDDQMDVIAQKVKSDWAGKTPDKYSEYDLEILGKILCYFNQSEILQIHPDAYRSKAEIIGKLNSCPHEIIESFAKLAVQTNAFGPPSTWSKLDISEIGVVIAGLSEKEYNSIKLENLTQNKRLYNQVINSRYPDANSTKPIQYSRVNTTKSAVSSSYLKRKEAV